The DNA window AGGTGGAAGGACTGCTGAGAGTTCACTCGGGTTAGAGCTCCCAGGAGGAGGGGGCACAGAGAGGAAGGGTAAGTGTCCCTGAAGATAGTGGGACTGTGGGAATGGGATGGGCTTCTGGAGGCAGTACGGAAGCAGGAGAGGGTGTGTGACACACTGGAGGGCTGTCAATCAAAAGAAACAGACAGAtttacacacagacagtcagtcacaTACACATTGATTTACATCAAAAGATGTCACAAATATCTTGAGGACAAGGGGCTGTATGTTTGGGCTGTATGTattaagcatctcagagtaggagtgctgatctaggatcagttccctcttgtccatataatcttattcattgtaATCTGAAAGGCAAAACAGCACTCCTAATCTGAGGAGGTTGATACATACAGCCCCTGAAATCTTGGAGCCCGAAATGAGCACTGAGTAACGTCAAATAAATTGAAGCGGAATGATATGATCAATCATCAATATGGTGGAGTGTGTTGTCATGAGGTTTTATGGGAGGGAGGGTTGGGTTCTTACCTCTGTCCATCATgacacctctccctcctccacacaGTGGGGCTCCAGTCACCCCACCCtcaggggaagggagggggaacGGAAGAGGAGCACTCTGTACCAGCTGGGAGGGACAAGGATGGTATGGAGATAGTGAGAAGGTGTTTTCATAACATTACATCCTTATATGTGGTTAGTACGATTGTGAGATGGTAGGATATGTGTAATttgtctacgtcccaaatggaaccctattccctgtatagtgcactacttttgcccataGCTCTTTATAGGGAAccgggtgctatttgggacatacACCTTGATAAACAGGGGATATAATGACCTGGTGGCAAGGTGGGTACCCTGGGTAGTTAACCAGGATCAGTTTACTGAAGTTAAACTTGTAGGTGAATCTCTTCCCTTTGGTCTTATGAAGAATCCTCTTATTGTAGTAGTACCTGTTGGTAACAAAGAAGGAGCAACAGTAGTACTGACACTGTATGtgtaacagtggaggctgctgaagggaggacggctcataataatgtctggaacggagcgagtggaacggcatcaaaccatgtatttgataccattccgctccagccattaccacgagcccttcctccccaattaaggtgccaccaacctcctgtgacgtGTAGCCTGATCCACCATCCTGACTGGTGCGCTCTCATTTAGTGTCACTTCACCAATGGTTGAACGAGGCTACTGTATGTGAGCTTAGCgtaagagtctgtgtgtgtgtgtgggtgcgtgtgtgacTTGTGTGTGGAATTACAGTTACATCTGTAAAacatcctcatcatcaccatGTAAGTGTGTTATGTCACCTCACCTCAGTGCTCTGCTCAGCTTGTCATAGTTCATGTGGGGTTTGCCTTTCCTTTCTCCCCACAGCCTCGCCAGCCTCTCAGGGTCTCTGATGACAAACTCCCCCCACTCCCCCCCCCATCCGATCGCCCCGCCCTCACCCCGCCCAAGGAGTTCCAACAGGAAGTGCCACAGCTGCACCTGTCTGGAGCCAGGCGACCACGCAGGCTTGTATGCCCAATCAGGGAATAACACTGCTAACAGGAAGAGACAGGAGGAATCCTTAGATTAAACACACAGGATCTTTATCAGTTTGTTTTTCTTCCATTCCTTgcatcctctcccctcacctaCTTCTCAACCGTACTGAAGTAGAAGGTCAGAGGTCCTTTCCTTCGGACCTTCGTCTCCAATTAGTTTTGAGAAggacgagaggagagaggatgcgagcAAATCAAGGAAATACGATTGAGATTCGCTTACAGAGAGAAATGCATAGACGCAGACACCTACGTAGACCACGCAAACCTCAATTTGCAATGACAGCAAATGCATTGTAAAATGTGCACACACACCGTACCTGCCCAGTGCCTAAATTATGTAATTACTTACTATGCAAATACTGAAATGTTTTAGGGACACAATATAAAGTGGGACCCTTACTTCTGCTCCAATATGGTGAGGGAAGGGATCCTATAGAGGCGTGACAGTTGCACTGCATCTGTAAAATATCATCATCGTCATCTTCATCgccataatcatcatcatcatcatcactatcacaaTGAAGTCATATATTCAAGAATATCTGTAAAGTTGTTTGATTATCTTCATTACCACAATAAGGTATTGATAATTGGTATAAATCACTTTCTTTCATCTTTCTTTATGAAGTGGATAACAAATGACAGTAACAGTCACAGCAGAAATGCAGTCAATAATAATATTAGCGACTTCAAATGTGTAAAGATTTTTTTTCTATAAATGTCAAATATTTATGTTAAGATGTTATTATAGAAATCCAATGTCATCCTAAGCAGCTGATTCATCTTCACACTGAAGTAATATGATTGTATCATCATTGTTGATGGCCTCCAAAATGCCATTCCACCAAACTAGACTAAAACGTGCATTTAATCATGGGACAAATAAAACATACTGTCTCTTAAAATGTAATTAGTTTGTTTGTAAAATGCTCACATTTAGAAAGGAAAGCAGACATGTTCATGTAATTTGGAGTTTCATTACAACTTCTTAGCAaatagatatacagtacagttataAGAACCAACAAACAATTGCAGCATGAAAGCAGAATCGCCCATCACAGCACACAGCTGAACTGAGGATGTTTttagtattaaaaaaaaatatacgaTTCCTCCAATTACAGGAACAGGATAGAATAACTTCATTTTTCCCTTGAGTGAACTTCTTATTGTTTGGAGTGGTTAAAAAAGGTACAAACAGAAGCAGAGGAGGAAATGTGATATAAGAGTGAAGGTGCTATAGTTACCTCTGTGGCCAGTGTTGCAGAAATGTAGGCTGATGCTTCTCCAGATGAGCAGAGAAGAGCAGTTTGTCTGTTAGTCCCCTTGACGAAGTCTGGACAGATTGAGGGACAGCAGTCTGTCAGAATCAAGCTTATACCCCCATCCCATCTACCTTTCTATCctaccctcctccttcctctctctccacgcCTTCCACTGTTCTTCTTTCCTACCATCCCATGATCTAGAGTTAAACTAAAGCGATCGCTATGATTGCCAGTGTGGTGACATTCAAAATGATGTCAAAATGTAcgtatgtatttatttgtttatttgtcaggGACCATGTACAACATGCCATTGCACCAGATCTAGCTAGATCGCTCATTTTCATCTGTAGTCCCTGGGCAGAAAACAATCATCatcaatacatcattacaatgctacaatataacacactattaatatatataatataacaaaTCATAATATACAACAATAGACAATATAATGATAATATTACACCAGAGTTTAAATGTCCCGTTGGTCCTACAGTATCTAACAACATAAGAGTCGGAACGTCAAAGCAATCCATATGGGCTCTGGTCGAAGGTagtacactgtatagggaataggattccatttaGGACGCAGCCTGTTTTCACCTACGAATAGTGTCTTTGATCAAGGATCAACAAAGCAGCCCGTATAAGTATATAAGTAAAGTTAGGGGGAGATGGGCTCTGATACTGGCTATCTCAATCACAGTATGCATGAGTGTTTCATTGTACTTGACTATGGATCGTAACGTCGTCAAATTGTGATTAGACGCATACTGTGTCCGGGCCTCTGCTCTTTTCAAGtgttaaaaaatacaaaaaaataagatTTACAATAACACTTCTAATGCAGCAATGGTTGCTGAAGAGCACTTTATTCTCAATATAGCAATGGTTTGAAAAAGGTGTAGAATCAGTGCATCCTTCCCGCCCTCTGTCCCCTCAGATACGATAGCTGACACCGGAGGCTTTTAATTCCAGTGTAAATACAAATACTCTTCCAGACAGACATCAATTATGCATGCTGCTAATTGAGTTGAATGTTGTGCTTTTAGCAGTCTTGGGACTCCGGGTCACATGCGGGTGGATCGTCTGAAAccagacacacacgcatgcatgcacccacacacacatacagagccCGTGGCAGCCCAAAGGGATACACTGGTGACACAGCCTACGGTGGACATAGATCACACACAGTTACAGATGCAAGAGGCATTGAAGTCGTTATTGGGGGTGTCAAAAATATGTTTCAGTTTGGTGTAAAATTccttgttttttcccctctgacTCCGCATGCTATTGGACCAGTCAGTCGTCAACATTGCAATGTTCATTGAAAACCCAACTGGCACACAGGAATTTGGTTTTACAACAACTTGCTCTGAGCTTCTTCTTCTCTTTCAatagtatgtactgtatgcattccaaatggccccctattccctacatagtgcacttttttgaccagagccttatggggcctggtcaaaagtagtgcactataaaggaatagGGGGCCAGTTCAGATGCTGAATATGTCCACTGTGACTAAACTTATCATAGTGTTTTGTATGTATGTGCATGAATGGGATGGGGGCGGCTAAATAAGGATTACCTTCTTCTAAAAGGACTACTGTTTGTTTTACAGCTGACGACCCAGAAGCTTAATCTGCTACTTAGCTTAGCCTCTGTTCAATCTCTTTCCGCGACTTTTCATGGCtccgtcctctcctcctctctctcccttcaagcCGTCCATTTAAATCCTTTCCTCACCCAATTTCTCTTCCtttttccccccctctcctctttttttCCTTTCACTGACAGAGATAGCTTTGTGAGTAAGAGTGAAGGGATATGGTGAGAGAACTGTTTATGATACAGGTTGATGATCCCATAGTATGTATGAGAGAGGAAAGTGTggccgcgtcccaaatggcaacctattttctatgggacctggtcaaaagtggcCCACTACAAAGggtataggatgccatttgggatgctgcagCCTGTATGGGAGACAGGATGATGGTATTGTGTGGGATGAGGGTCATGCTGCAGGTCTTAGGGTCAAATCCTGTTAGGAGTAAGAGGGATGAAGGTTTTAGTGTTTTTTCAGGGCCTAGTATTCAGTCATGGCAATGAGTTTAGTGGGAACATCAGTTCTCatcatgtgtgtatgtgagaaCGGAAAGTGTAAGTTTGTGGCTTTATCCCAAATGGTACTGtgttccctatgcagtgcactactttgacaagagacctggtcaaaactagtgtgctatatagggaataggttgccatttgtgaCAAACACGTGTGTGTTGAACAGGACCCAGATTACCGCCCCACTCTTATTTTTGCTAATGCCCTCTGAGCTAAAGCCACTTAAACCCAGAAGGTTACAGGACCAATAGtcttttcctccctctttctttgaatgtgtcccaaatggcaccttattccctgtatagtgcaggCCCCataaggccctggtcaaaagtagtgcactacatagggtataggttgccatttgggatgcacaccttTTTCCCCCAAAAACACTTGTCTGTCTTTTTTCCTGCTGACTCttctctcacccctccctctccccctctctctccagggagCTTGTGGTTTTTGAAAGGTTTCTCAATGTTCCTAATCCTTCCATCTCTTTGTCGGGGGAAAAAATATATCCGCATGAAACTCAAGAAGAGCCCAAAAGGAGCTAGGTtaggtgtgtgactgtgtgtgaggtCATAAAAAATGTGTTCACCTTTGGTTCACTGGTGTACATCACAAGGCATAATGGAACTGCTCAAAACTTTTCATTTGGATAGAATGTAACTGGGTCGTTCCTCCAAtttggtgccttttgagaagtgtaactttgTTAAAaaatttcacctaattttaacattgtcataaaacgcatgtttttattttttatttaaccaggcaagtcagttaaaaacaaattcttatttacaatgaaagcctaccccggccaaacccagacaaagctgggccaattgtgcatcgccctatgggactcccaattacggccggttgtggtactgcctggaatcaaaccagggtctgtagtgtagtgaaatgcagtgccttagaccgctgcgccactcaggagctcaTGTTCATAAACCACATTTTCCACATCTCAAGAGGTCGAATTAAATATTAAATAATTAAAGTAAAAATAACTAtagtaagtgccaaataaagtagcAGGGTTGACCATTtcttcttaaatcagccatataTCCCGTTGTGACAGTGTGATTGGAACCAAGGTTGTGTGCAACAGAGTGGAAATGTAAGCTCCacaaaacattttaatttaacatttctAGCCTATCTGTGGGTAACGGGGTTGAcgacagtggaggctgctgaagggagaacagctcataataatggtcggaacggagcaaatggaatgggaTGAAACGCCTGGAAAACATGTCtgatatatttgataccattctactgattccactccagtcattaccacaagcccgttctccccaatttaaggtgccaccaacctcctgtggttgacGTTATGCTCGacctgctcagttttccaccacaaaatgcccaaaagagtagaaccagctcacctgattTTACTATTAGATTTTCAATGTTTGttttgaaaataatattttaaaaggaatagtttcaccatattaaaaaaATTGTTTGGTTCACGGAACAGGGTTGACGTTAGAGTTACAGACATAAATCACTAATCACATTGATTTATTTAATCTTCAGAAatcactttgtcaaagcaacaaaataaccagggctttacaatgatggtgaaacttgGATATTTTgggattaagtgggttaaaatcttcctagaagtgacacagggttgacggagggacatgtcaaaatgctgaatttttgCACTTTAACAAGCAAGCTTTTTCATGCAACAAAAgaaatctgatttattgaattctcaaTATTGTCTATTGTAAAGGGCACTTAATTTAAAGGGATTCTCTGATTCTTGtttatactttttagccagtagttttgaaagcagcactcacgagccaaaagtggtccctgaaaattgcgcaccacgtcattgctctctctctctgctgtgtgtgcgtcatgctagctgtcactcatatggcgaggggctgaagctcattggttgaactcGAATTGCTCGGGGGCTGGCCCACATGGGGGAAAATGTAGGAGAATTGGTGCAGCACTGCTTCCAGAAAaagttgctttcaaactagggattttgtggctaattgaggtaaaacaataattctgctcatagattttgcatgtttataaactgggtggttcaagccctgaattctgattggctgacagccatggtatatcagaacatttatttttttactctaattacgttggtaaccagtttgtaATCGCGTtgtgtcgtgcctaagaacagcccttagccgtggtatattcaccatataccacaccccccagGCCCTATTGCTTAAATGAACTACTctggctctgatcaggccctacacccaaacaagggcactgcgttcatccacctctggcctgctcgcctccctacctctgaggaagcacagttcccgctcagcccagtcaaaactgttcgctgctctggcaccccaatggtggaacaagctccctcacgacgccaggacttccggagacacctgaaaccccacctctttaaggaatacctgggataggataaagtaatccttctaacccccccccctttaaaagatttagatgcactattgtaaagtggttgttccactggatatcataaggtgaatgcaccaacttgtaagtcgctctggataagagcgtctgctaaatgacttaaatgatgtaatgtaaatgtgactAATTTTGTGAAATAACACTAACAACCTGTGAAAGTGTCCGAGTATCTGGACTACTCACCACTAAGTAGTTGTTTTGTCTTATGTTTGGTTTTGATTATTGTAAAACGGTCTTAAAAGCAATAACAAAAATACACAACAGCCTAAAAAGCATTCTGATATTTTCATACGTCTTTATTGTGTGTAAACAAACTCTGAAGAGTGCATCGGTCAGGTTCTTGATCATTGGTATCATTAACATGATCAATATTGTACATAAATATCATGATTAAAACATGATCATTAtaataaataacattttaaaataacTCACTGCTACTGTAACAGTTCTGTCAAGCAGGGTAACCATCTcaaagagctgtgtgtgtgtgtgtgtgtaaaattatGCAATTAAATGTGGAAGATGTGGTTTGTGGTTAAATGTTTGTCTATGTAAATGAGGTTTGTGTGCGATTTAAGATTGACACATAGTCCAGAGGCTTAATGGGTTAGTAGGTCATCAAATCAGTGTAACAACGTTCCAGATTCCATTAAAAAGGGTTGCAAAAATAACCCTATTAAAATCAACAAAACAGTTCTCCAAGAATCAGTC is part of the Salmo trutta chromosome 31, fSalTru1.1, whole genome shotgun sequence genome and encodes:
- the LOC115169151 gene encoding ETS translocation variant 3-like protein; translation: MQCNCHASIGSLPSPYWSRMLFPDWAYKPAWSPGSRQVQLWHFLLELLGRGEGGAIGWGGEWGEFVIRDPERLARLWGERKGKPHMNYDKLSRALRYYYNKRILHKTKGKRFTYKFNFSKLILVNYPGYPPCHQLVQSAPLPFPLPSPEGGVTGAPLCGGGRGVMMDRENQEEAMEVGGEVKSVDTPKVAPKTTEQKETSEEKTKDEEKEKEIDVKETTTEKVEDDGKKLGEKAIKLKRWQ